A genomic region of Thermodesulfobium narugense DSM 14796 contains the following coding sequences:
- a CDS encoding succinate dehydrogenase cytochrome subunit → MLRDVPELKSYKIFPGSFLFYLHRITGLLLGLYLLFHIFYLYGIRFAEPSLIPFFESMHAFHESFKIIINPGVAFIAVFHVMNGLRIIAFEFEPSLAIKERQVGWFYWVVGITIIAFMVKIAQSIIFG, encoded by the coding sequence ATGTTAAGAGATGTTCCAGAATTAAAATCTTATAAAATTTTTCCGGGAAGTTTTTTGTTTTACTTGCACAGAATTACAGGTTTATTGCTTGGTTTATACCTTTTGTTTCACATATTTTATCTATATGGGATAAGATTTGCTGAACCATCCCTTATACCATTTTTTGAATCAATGCATGCCTTTCACGAAAGCTTTAAGATCATAATCAATCCTGGCGTTGCCTTTATTGCGGTTTTTCATGTAATGAACGGTTTAAGGATTATTGCTTTTGAATTTGAACCTAGTCTTGCCATAAAAGAAAGGCAGGTTGGATGGTTTTATTGGGTAGTAGGAATTACTATTATTGCATTTATGGTAAAAATTGCCCAATCGATAATTTTTGGTTAG
- the sdhA gene encoding succinate dehydrogenase flavoprotein subunit: MKDPKVLNEKVVDVPLRNIHKHDVVIVGTGLAGLWAAIECKKAGLDTACMTKLSMPQRSHSIAAQGGTAASLGNLEEDYWEWHMFDTVKGSDFLADQDAAEILAKDAITIVREYEHMGAPFSRTPDGLIAQRKFGGHVKDFGRGGPVLRACYAADRTGHVLLHTLWQKALELGVRFYTEMFAISLITDGPKCAGVVTWDIKSGGLHAFKAKATLIATGGYGRAWKITATAYSYTADGQYMALRAGIPLEDMEFFQFHPTGLFDRGILMTEGCRGEGGYLINDLGERFMKNYAPEKMELAPRDIVSRAITSEIEAGRGINGGPYIYLDIRHLGAEIINTRLPQIREISIKFAGVDPIHEPIPIVPTAHYSMGGIPTDIDGRVWYDGKSQIFSGLYAAGECACVSVHGANRLGCNSTLDASVFGRRCGIAIVKDFANLEHLPLEEDSAKMAKEEIEFILNQKGSIRPEEIRNELQTGMQNYVAVFRDEKGLLKMVSIIEDMHKKMKDMFVSDKSLTYNTTLMEAMELRHLIAAAEAVTYGALNRTESRGAHARRDYPKRDDENWLKHTLYFRDESGFRFDYKEVKITRFFPEERKY, from the coding sequence GTGAAGGATCCAAAAGTTTTAAACGAAAAGGTAGTGGATGTTCCATTAAGAAATATTCACAAACACGATGTTGTTATTGTTGGGACAGGTCTTGCAGGTCTTTGGGCTGCCATAGAGTGTAAGAAGGCAGGACTTGACACCGCATGCATGACAAAGCTTTCTATGCCTCAAAGATCCCATTCAATTGCTGCTCAAGGTGGTACTGCTGCAAGCTTGGGAAACTTGGAAGAAGATTATTGGGAATGGCATATGTTTGATACAGTGAAAGGATCTGACTTCTTGGCAGATCAGGATGCTGCTGAGATATTAGCAAAGGATGCTATTACTATTGTTAGAGAATACGAACATATGGGTGCTCCATTTTCAAGAACGCCTGATGGACTTATTGCTCAGAGGAAATTTGGCGGTCATGTAAAGGACTTTGGGAGAGGAGGGCCTGTTTTAAGGGCATGTTATGCTGCTGATAGAACAGGCCATGTGCTTCTTCATACTCTTTGGCAGAAGGCGCTGGAGTTAGGGGTAAGGTTTTATACTGAGATGTTTGCAATAAGCCTTATAACTGACGGACCAAAGTGTGCAGGAGTAGTTACCTGGGATATAAAGAGTGGGGGGCTTCACGCTTTTAAGGCAAAAGCTACTCTTATTGCTACTGGAGGATATGGTAGAGCCTGGAAGATTACTGCAACAGCTTACTCATACACTGCTGATGGTCAATATATGGCTCTGAGAGCGGGTATTCCACTTGAGGATATGGAATTTTTCCAATTTCACCCTACGGGCTTGTTTGATAGGGGCATTCTTATGACAGAAGGCTGTAGAGGAGAAGGGGGATATCTAATAAACGATCTGGGCGAGAGGTTTATGAAAAATTATGCACCAGAAAAGATGGAGTTAGCGCCAAGAGATATAGTAAGTAGGGCTATAACAAGTGAAATAGAGGCTGGAAGAGGCATAAATGGGGGTCCATACATATATCTTGATATTAGACATTTGGGCGCTGAAATAATAAACACTCGGCTTCCACAAATAAGGGAGATATCAATAAAGTTTGCTGGAGTTGACCCCATACACGAACCTATACCAATAGTGCCTACTGCACATTATTCTATGGGAGGAATACCTACTGATATTGATGGAAGAGTCTGGTATGATGGCAAATCCCAAATTTTTTCAGGTCTATACGCTGCAGGGGAGTGCGCATGTGTAAGCGTTCACGGTGCAAATAGACTTGGTTGTAATTCTACGCTTGACGCATCTGTATTTGGCAGACGTTGTGGCATAGCCATTGTTAAAGATTTTGCAAATCTTGAGCACTTACCCTTAGAAGAAGACAGCGCTAAAATGGCAAAGGAAGAAATAGAGTTTATATTGAATCAAAAGGGATCAATAAGGCCTGAAGAAATAAGGAATGAACTTCAAACAGGCATGCAAAATTATGTTGCAGTGTTTAGAGATGAAAAGGGACTTTTAAAGATGGTGTCTATTATTGAAGACATGCACAAAAAGATGAAAGATATGTTTGTCAGCGATAAGTCTCTAACATACAACACTACTCTGATGGAGGCAATGGAATTAAGACACTTGATAGCTGCGGCTGAAGCTGTAACATATGGAGCCTTAAACAGAACAGAATCAAGAGGTGCTCACGCAAGGCGAGATTATCCAAAAAGAGATGATGAAAACTGGCTTAAACATACTTTGTATTTTAGAGATGAATCTGGCTTTAGATTTGATTACAAGGAAGTCAAAATTACTAGATTTTTCCCTGAAGAAAGAAAGTATTAG
- a CDS encoding succinate dehydrogenase iron-sulfur subunit, translating to MGNLYKLTIFRYDPESNKTSTSKYEVEVTESHWTLLDVFRYIKNNVDDTLTFRYSCGQGICGSCAVTVNGKSVLACETQMKFLDSFDLVVEPLRGFPVIRDLVVDHSVLDDKVRKVMPWLVCKKDSESDKERFQSVEDRAKLDGLYECIICGSCVAACPTFWKNKTFLGPQALLYACRFMLDSRDEGKNERFEILADKDGIYGCHTIFNCMEVCPKELNPGKAILELRKMFMNEEF from the coding sequence GTGGGAAATCTATATAAGCTTACAATTTTCAGATATGATCCGGAATCAAACAAAACATCTACTAGCAAGTACGAAGTTGAGGTTACTGAGAGCCACTGGACATTGCTTGACGTTTTCAGATACATAAAAAATAACGTTGATGATACTCTTACCTTTAGGTATTCTTGCGGTCAGGGTATCTGTGGCTCATGTGCAGTGACTGTGAACGGGAAAAGTGTTCTAGCCTGTGAAACTCAAATGAAATTTTTAGACAGCTTTGATCTTGTGGTTGAACCTCTGAGGGGATTTCCTGTGATAAGGGATCTGGTTGTAGATCATAGCGTTCTCGACGATAAGGTTAGGAAGGTAATGCCCTGGTTGGTTTGTAAGAAAGATTCAGAATCCGACAAAGAAAGGTTTCAATCTGTTGAGGATAGAGCAAAACTTGATGGACTTTATGAATGTATAATTTGTGGTTCATGCGTCGCAGCCTGTCCTACATTTTGGAAAAATAAAACGTTTTTAGGACCACAAGCCCTTTTATACGCATGTAGATTTATGTTGGATTCCAGGGACGAGGGTAAGAATGAGAGATTTGAAATCCTTGCTGATAAGGACGGAATATACGGATGTCATACTATATTTAACTGTATGGAGGTCTGCCCTAAAGAACTCAATCCAGGAAAAGCTATACTTGAGTTAAGGAAGATGTTTATGAACGAAGAATTTTAA
- a CDS encoding FAD-dependent oxidoreductase: MPIQERVKLRELLPEDRICNYNEIALGLNERELEYEANRCLQCKKPSCVKGCPAGLNIPRFIKLAKEKRFNEALSEILEINPFSATCARVCPYGFQCEGSCVLNKTGRPIAIGAIHRFISDYGEYKMKMVNESERVMGKVAIIGGGTAGLSAAFELSRHGVDVDIYESRPVIGGLARACIPPYRLAREVLDREIVYILSHGAKIKNNITVGKDIPLKDFLDMYDYVILAVGASKCWSLRLPSNEGEDFFAYSAIEFIENYMFRKKIFDRGLKILIIGGGNTAIDVGRISIREGLHPLIVYRRGKEQMPALPKEIQEAEEEGVDFKFFEVPKRAIIENNRFKGIEALKAKLGAPDESGRPSFEVIEGSEHFIEGDVLVSAIGQEVDSEVLTGCDIHLERGLLPHDFGGEYKDKVFSCGDAVSGPSVVVKAMRSGLEVARKVIGKLKENAL; this comes from the coding sequence ATGCCTATTCAAGAAAGAGTGAAACTAAGAGAACTTTTACCAGAAGATAGGATATGTAACTACAACGAAATAGCTTTAGGGCTAAATGAAAGGGAATTGGAATATGAGGCCAATAGATGTCTTCAGTGCAAGAAACCAAGTTGTGTAAAAGGTTGTCCTGCAGGGCTTAATATTCCTAGATTCATAAAGCTTGCTAAAGAGAAGAGATTTAACGAAGCGCTTTCTGAAATTCTTGAGATCAATCCGTTTAGTGCGACTTGTGCAAGAGTTTGTCCTTATGGTTTTCAATGTGAGGGCAGTTGTGTTTTAAATAAGACGGGGAGACCTATAGCGATAGGGGCTATTCACAGATTTATATCTGATTATGGCGAATATAAAATGAAGATGGTTAATGAAAGTGAAAGGGTAATGGGCAAAGTAGCAATAATTGGAGGTGGTACTGCAGGCTTAAGCGCTGCTTTTGAACTTTCAAGGCATGGAGTTGATGTTGACATATATGAATCCAGGCCAGTAATAGGAGGTCTTGCGCGCGCATGTATCCCTCCCTACAGGCTTGCAAGGGAGGTTCTGGATAGAGAAATAGTATATATACTCTCTCATGGGGCTAAGATAAAAAACAACATAACTGTTGGTAAAGATATTCCTCTTAAAGACTTTTTGGATATGTACGATTATGTTATTCTTGCAGTTGGAGCAAGCAAGTGTTGGTCTTTGAGGCTTCCGTCAAATGAGGGAGAAGACTTTTTCGCTTATTCAGCAATAGAATTTATTGAAAACTATATGTTTAGAAAAAAGATTTTTGACAGAGGGCTGAAAATCCTTATTATAGGTGGCGGCAACACTGCAATAGATGTGGGTAGGATATCAATAAGAGAGGGACTTCATCCTTTAATTGTCTATAGGAGAGGAAAAGAGCAAATGCCTGCTCTTCCAAAAGAAATACAGGAAGCAGAAGAAGAAGGCGTAGACTTTAAATTTTTTGAAGTTCCAAAGAGGGCTATAATTGAAAATAACAGGTTCAAGGGAATAGAAGCGCTAAAGGCAAAATTAGGAGCACCAGACGAGAGTGGTAGGCCTAGTTTTGAAGTTATTGAAGGCAGCGAACACTTCATAGAGGGAGATGTCCTGGTTTCTGCTATAGGCCAGGAAGTTGACTCTGAAGTTTTAACGGGTTGTGACATTCATCTTGAAAGAGGTTTATTGCCACATGACTTTGGAGGAGAATACAAGGATAAGGTCTTTTCTTGTGGCGATGCTGTTAGTGGCCCGTCGGTAGTTGTAAAAGCTATGAGAAGTGGACTTGAAGTTGCAAGAAAGGTTATAGGTAAGCTTAAAGAGAATGCACTTTAA
- a CDS encoding fumarate hydratase has translation MRDLSVDVIEDAVKELVMDANYNAPEDVKKAFDIALEREESEVAKRIFLEFKENHKLASQEKLGICQDTGLAVIFLFIGQDVHLVGEDIYDAINRGVERGYTEGYLRKSTCDPFTRKNLGTNTPAIVHVKFIPGDKVKIIVMPKGGGAENMSALKMFAPSAGLEGVMDFVVETVRKAGPNPCPPTIVGVGVGGNFERVAFLAKRALLRPIGSKNPDERLRRIEEELLERINKLGIGPMGLGGRITSLAVHLELEPCHIASLPVAVNIECNAHRHKSIEL, from the coding sequence ATGAGAGATTTGTCTGTTGACGTAATTGAGGATGCCGTAAAAGAGTTGGTTATGGATGCTAACTATAACGCTCCCGAAGACGTTAAAAAGGCTTTTGATATTGCTCTTGAGAGAGAAGAATCTGAGGTGGCAAAAAGGATTTTTCTTGAATTTAAGGAGAATCATAAACTAGCTTCTCAAGAGAAACTTGGCATTTGTCAGGATACAGGCCTTGCTGTGATATTTTTATTTATCGGGCAAGACGTTCACCTTGTTGGCGAAGATATATATGATGCTATTAATAGGGGTGTAGAGAGAGGATACACTGAAGGTTATTTAAGAAAATCAACTTGCGACCCTTTTACTAGAAAGAATTTGGGTACCAATACTCCGGCAATAGTTCACGTGAAATTTATTCCAGGAGATAAAGTAAAAATTATAGTTATGCCAAAGGGCGGTGGGGCAGAGAACATGAGTGCTCTCAAAATGTTTGCACCGTCGGCTGGCCTTGAAGGGGTTATGGACTTTGTAGTTGAGACCGTTAGAAAAGCTGGGCCAAATCCTTGTCCGCCAACTATTGTAGGAGTTGGAGTAGGCGGCAACTTTGAGCGCGTAGCTTTCCTTGCAAAAAGAGCTCTTCTTAGGCCTATAGGTTCAAAAAATCCAGATGAAAGGCTAAGGCGTATAGAAGAGGAATTGCTTGAAAGGATAAATAAGCTTGGGATTGGTCCTATGGGACTTGGAGGCAGAATAACGTCTCTCGCTGTTCATTTGGAGCTTGAACCTTGTCACATAGCATCTTTACCTGTAGCAGTAAATATAGAGTGTAACGCTCACAGGCACAAAAGCATAGAATTATAA
- a CDS encoding ImmA/IrrE family metallo-endopeptidase, whose translation MNKFMNKEDYYNIYPPVLPLLERFPDLINLVKPVETILEENGIEVSPIDFPSIMGLCVKKGSRSFIGYKEGVANYIKEEILLHELTHLVLHNENTLCLVGDMVSKLEVEAWKVTAVILIPKKFKFESTKDEDFYIENYLTSEDGLIRSPMLINLRNSMRL comes from the coding sequence ATGAATAAATTTATGAATAAAGAGGATTACTATAACATATATCCTCCTGTTTTACCACTGCTAGAGAGATTTCCAGATTTGATTAATTTGGTTAAGCCTGTTGAGACAATCCTTGAGGAAAACGGAATTGAGGTATCGCCTATAGATTTTCCATCTATTATGGGGTTATGTGTCAAAAAGGGTTCAAGGTCATTTATTGGGTATAAAGAGGGTGTAGCAAATTATATTAAAGAAGAGATATTGTTGCACGAATTGACTCATTTAGTTTTACACAACGAAAATACCCTTTGTCTCGTAGGAGATATGGTAAGTAAGCTTGAAGTTGAAGCATGGAAGGTTACTGCTGTAATACTAATACCAAAAAAATTTAAATTTGAGAGTACTAAAGATGAAGATTTTTACATAGAAAACTATCTGACTTCTGAAGATGGACTAATTAGATCTCCGATGCTTATAAATTTAAGAAATTCTATGAGATTGTAA
- the lepA gene encoding translation elongation factor 4: MNLDNIRNFSIIAHVDHGKSTLADRILVKSKIVNERKLVPQMLDNMDIERERGITIKARTVRLDINWNGKDYILNLIDTPGHVDFSYEVSRSLAACEGAILLVDATQGIEAQTLAHGLLAIEQDLVLIPVINKVDLPTADVGGTKKEIIDVFGFSEEEIILASAKEGKGIDEIISAVIERIPAPKGNAEEPLSALIFDSHYDSYRGVVAYVRVFEGEIKKGINIKLHSTGKIFEVQEIGYFRIEPEKTDTLRAGEVGYVAANIKNIEDARVGDTIEEDKRPTKRILKGFKPPLSMVFCGLYPINTDEYNLLKDAIMKLKLNDASLVFEPETSAALGFGFRCGFLGMLHMEVTIERIKREFDIDLIITPPSVVFEAVKQNNEIVKIHNPLKMPDPGTIVSLREPYVKVSIFSPAEYIGAIMELCSNKRGNYIDMEYLDVKRVIMRFEMPLSEIILDFFPLLKTKTRGYASLDYEFIGYRESDLVRLDILVNREKVDALSSIVHRSKAQEIGSKIVSSLKRLIPRHMFEIPIQAAVGSKILARENIAAMKKNVLQKCYGGDITRKRKLLEKQKEGKKKMKMLGDVQIPQEVFFEILKNSSEQKN, translated from the coding sequence ATAAATTTGGACAATATAAGAAATTTTTCGATAATAGCTCACGTAGATCACGGCAAATCGACCCTTGCTGATAGGATATTGGTTAAGTCAAAGATAGTAAACGAAAGAAAGCTCGTTCCCCAGATGCTCGATAACATGGATATTGAGCGAGAAAGAGGTATAACAATTAAGGCAAGAACGGTAAGGCTTGATATTAATTGGAACGGGAAGGATTATATCTTAAATCTTATAGACACACCCGGTCACGTAGATTTTTCTTACGAAGTATCTAGGTCTCTCGCTGCATGTGAAGGGGCAATTTTGTTGGTTGATGCTACTCAGGGGATAGAAGCTCAGACTTTGGCGCATGGTCTTCTTGCTATAGAGCAAGATCTTGTTTTGATACCTGTAATAAACAAAGTAGATTTGCCTACTGCTGACGTTGGCGGGACAAAGAAAGAAATAATAGATGTCTTTGGCTTTAGCGAAGAAGAAATAATATTAGCCAGTGCAAAAGAGGGTAAGGGGATAGATGAAATAATTTCTGCAGTTATTGAAAGAATTCCTGCTCCAAAGGGAAACGCAGAAGAACCTTTATCTGCCTTGATCTTTGACTCACATTACGACTCTTATAGAGGCGTTGTTGCATATGTAAGAGTGTTTGAGGGTGAAATAAAAAAGGGGATAAATATAAAGCTTCACTCAACGGGGAAGATATTTGAAGTACAAGAAATTGGGTATTTTAGAATAGAGCCCGAGAAAACTGATACTTTAAGAGCAGGAGAAGTTGGATATGTAGCTGCGAATATAAAAAATATAGAAGATGCACGGGTAGGAGATACCATTGAGGAAGATAAAAGGCCCACAAAGAGGATTTTAAAGGGCTTTAAACCACCGCTATCAATGGTTTTTTGTGGGCTTTATCCTATAAATACAGATGAATACAATCTCTTGAAAGATGCAATTATGAAGCTAAAGTTAAACGATGCCTCACTTGTCTTTGAACCAGAAACCTCTGCAGCTTTAGGATTTGGTTTTAGATGTGGTTTTCTTGGAATGCTTCATATGGAAGTTACTATTGAGAGAATAAAAAGAGAATTTGATATCGATCTTATAATTACTCCTCCTTCAGTTGTTTTTGAAGCTGTAAAACAAAATAATGAAATAGTAAAGATTCATAATCCCTTGAAGATGCCAGATCCTGGCACAATTGTCTCTTTAAGAGAGCCGTATGTAAAGGTATCTATTTTCTCTCCTGCAGAATATATAGGTGCTATTATGGAGCTTTGTTCCAATAAAAGAGGAAACTATATAGACATGGAATATCTGGATGTAAAAAGGGTAATCATGAGATTTGAGATGCCTTTATCAGAGATAATTTTAGACTTTTTCCCTTTATTAAAAACTAAAACGAGAGGCTATGCATCTCTTGACTATGAATTTATTGGTTATAGAGAATCGGATCTTGTTAGGTTGGATATATTGGTTAATAGAGAAAAAGTGGATGCGCTCTCCTCGATAGTTCATAGAAGCAAGGCACAAGAAATCGGATCAAAAATTGTCTCTTCTTTAAAAAGATTAATTCCCAGACATATGTTTGAGATACCTATTCAGGCTGCAGTAGGTTCAAAAATTCTTGCCAGAGAAAACATTGCAGCAATGAAGAAAAATGTCTTACAAAAATGCTATGGGGGGGATATAACCCGTAAGAGAAAGCTCCTGGAAAAGCAAAAGGAAGGGAAAAAGAAGATGAAGATGTTAGGAGACGTTCAAATCCCACAAGAAGTGTTTTTTGAGATCTTGAAGAACTCTAGTGAACAAAAAAATTAG
- a CDS encoding coproporphyrinogen-III oxidase family protein: MNKKISYFLDDFELNDDNSLGIYIHVPFCEKRCNYCHFFSRALKPNQIEKFFEALLFEIEYYEKIDRNLFERTFVDSIYFGGGTPSIVKPELLKSLIKILDSKFNLKNPEITLEAHPKSFVENYRDKNDLFFNRLSLGVVSFEEKELLSLSRENFGYSALILAKELGIENVNVDLLIGIPGQNLISFKKSLNIVCQFDNVKGISIYPLEADFVEPDEIVLELMSYSEEYLDKMGYLRYEIANWAKSDFFCRHNLKYWKYMNFLSFGPSSSSKIGKRRFKRSSNLDDYLDKKFSLEEDIELSEKDLFFEKIMMGFRLMEGIKVSELKNKFDERLVEDFLIKIKKFDELVKIEKDRVFLTRKGIIFMNNFLVELMPD; this comes from the coding sequence GTGAACAAAAAAATTAGCTATTTTTTAGATGATTTTGAGCTAAATGATGATAACAGTCTAGGTATATACATACACGTCCCTTTTTGTGAAAAAAGGTGTAATTATTGTCACTTTTTTTCAAGAGCTTTAAAGCCAAATCAAATTGAAAAGTTCTTCGAGGCGCTACTTTTTGAAATAGAATACTATGAAAAAATCGACAGAAATCTATTTGAGAGAACATTTGTTGACAGCATATATTTTGGTGGTGGAACGCCTTCTATAGTAAAGCCCGAATTATTAAAAAGCTTAATTAAGATACTTGACTCTAAATTTAATTTAAAGAACCCAGAAATTACTCTTGAAGCTCATCCAAAATCCTTTGTAGAGAATTATAGAGATAAAAATGATTTGTTTTTTAACAGGTTGAGTCTTGGGGTAGTTTCCTTTGAAGAAAAAGAGCTCTTAAGTCTTAGTAGAGAAAATTTTGGTTATTCAGCACTGATATTAGCAAAAGAGCTTGGTATTGAAAACGTTAACGTCGACCTATTGATAGGAATACCTGGTCAAAATTTGATTTCATTTAAGAAGTCATTAAACATCGTTTGTCAATTTGATAACGTAAAAGGCATATCCATCTATCCTCTTGAAGCTGACTTTGTTGAGCCTGACGAAATAGTACTTGAGCTTATGAGTTATTCTGAAGAGTACTTGGATAAAATGGGATATTTAAGATATGAAATTGCTAACTGGGCAAAGTCTGACTTCTTTTGCAGACACAATTTGAAGTATTGGAAGTATATGAACTTTTTGTCATTTGGGCCTTCGTCTTCATCAAAAATTGGAAAACGTAGGTTTAAAAGGTCTTCAAACTTAGATGACTATTTGGATAAAAAATTTTCTTTAGAGGAGGATATAGAACTTTCAGAAAAGGATCTGTTTTTTGAGAAAATAATGATGGGATTCAGATTGATGGAAGGAATCAAAGTTTCAGAATTAAAGAATAAATTTGACGAGAGGCTTGTAGAAGATTTTTTAATAAAAATAAAAAAGTTTGATGAACTTGTTAAAATAGAAAAGGATAGAGTTTTTCTTACAAGGAAAGGTATTATTTTTATGAACAACTTTCTGGTAGAATTAATGCCTGATTAA
- a CDS encoding DUF951 domain-containing protein produces the protein MLSDKDGLSEGMILKSRVPHVCGSNLWTIIYLGSDIVLRCNNCSTVVMVPRKKLFRKFRKI, from the coding sequence TTGTTAAGTGATAAAGATGGTCTTTCAGAGGGAATGATTTTAAAATCGAGAGTACCTCATGTTTGTGGTTCAAATTTGTGGACCATTATTTATCTTGGATCTGATATAGTTCTCAGATGCAATAATTGTTCAACTGTGGTAATGGTTCCAAGAAAAAAGTTGTTTAGAAAATTTAGAAAGATATAG
- a CDS encoding DegT/DnrJ/EryC1/StrS family aminotransferase, whose translation MVKLADFNKEYNELKDEIDREVLKVLDSGSYIMGKDVRELEAKLSNYLGMKAYTVASGTDALLIALRAASIGHGDEVITTPFTFVATASTITFVGAKPVFVDIDEETFNINPKLIEEKITQKTKAILPVHLFGHSADMDEILRIAKKYNLLVIEDNAQAFGSFYKGKKTGSIGDISALSFFPTKNLGAYGDGGAVFAKDEEICEKIDMLRSHGSKKKYLHEIIGYNSRLDTIQAAILNVKLKYFEDFIEKKRKLASIYLEELKGVVKLPVEKENCYHTYHQFTIRVKNRDELSLDLSSNNIQSAVHYPLPLHLQKAFNYLGYKEGSFPVAERVSKEVLSLPIFHTLSEEEIYRVCQVIKNR comes from the coding sequence ATGGTTAAATTAGCAGATTTTAACAAAGAATACAATGAACTAAAGGATGAGATAGATAGGGAAGTATTGAAAGTATTAGATAGCGGATCATATATAATGGGAAAGGATGTAAGAGAACTAGAAGCTAAACTTTCCAATTATCTTGGTATGAAAGCTTATACAGTTGCTTCCGGAACAGATGCACTTTTAATTGCACTTAGAGCTGCTTCTATTGGGCATGGAGATGAAGTTATAACCACCCCATTTACTTTTGTCGCTACTGCAAGCACTATAACTTTTGTTGGAGCTAAACCAGTTTTTGTCGATATTGACGAAGAGACCTTTAACATAAACCCTAAATTAATTGAAGAGAAGATTACACAGAAGACGAAAGCTATTTTACCAGTGCATCTTTTTGGACACAGCGCTGATATGGACGAGATATTGAGAATTGCAAAAAAGTATAATTTATTAGTAATAGAAGATAATGCCCAGGCATTTGGTTCATTTTACAAGGGTAAAAAGACTGGATCAATAGGAGATATTAGTGCACTTTCATTTTTTCCCACAAAAAATTTGGGCGCTTATGGGGATGGCGGCGCGGTATTTGCAAAGGACGAAGAAATTTGTGAAAAAATTGATATGCTTAGATCTCATGGGAGTAAAAAGAAATATTTACATGAAATTATAGGATATAACTCAAGACTAGATACCATTCAGGCTGCAATTTTGAACGTAAAGTTAAAGTATTTTGAGGATTTTATAGAAAAAAAGAGGAAATTAGCTAGTATCTATCTTGAAGAACTTAAGGGAGTAGTCAAACTTCCTGTAGAAAAAGAAAATTGTTATCACACCTACCATCAATTTACCATCAGAGTGAAGAATAGAGATGAGCTTTCTTTAGATTTATCCTCGAACAATATACAATCAGCTGTTCACTATCCATTGCCCCTTCATCTTCAAAAGGCTTTCAATTATCTTGGTTACAAAGAAGGTTCTTTCCCAGTGGCAGAAAGGGTATCAAAAGAAGTTCTTTCCCTTCCTATCTTTCACACATTAAGCGAGGAGGAAATATATAGAGTTTGTCAGGTTATAAAAAACAGATAA